The following proteins are encoded in a genomic region of Gemmatimonadaceae bacterium:
- a CDS encoding DUF1905 domain-containing protein, which translates to MPHRTTFTATLFTYPGKGGWTFAPVPPECAPSRSGPWGRMPVVAILGDTRWETSVWREKSGRVLLPLPKAVRGSLGAGDVVRLALEFDV; encoded by the coding sequence GTGCCGCACCGCACGACGTTTACGGCCACGCTGTTCACCTACCCCGGCAAGGGCGGGTGGACGTTTGCGCCCGTTCCCCCCGAGTGTGCGCCCTCACGCAGCGGTCCGTGGGGGCGCATGCCCGTGGTGGCGATTCTGGGCGACACGCGGTGGGAAACGAGTGTGTGGCGCGAGAAATCCGGGCGTGTGCTGCTGCCGTTGCCCAAGGCCGTACGCGGGTCGCTCGGCGCTGGCGATGTGGTGAGGCTCGCGCTCGAGTTCGACGTGTGA
- a CDS encoding dienelactone hydrolase family protein, which translates to MTQKTAHDFDQELLILFDAYVHGGIDRRTFLDKASKWAVGGVTAAMLLDQLSPKFLEAQTVAHDDARIEQQYVEYPSPQGYGTMRGYLAKPAGSKKAPGILVIHENRGLNPHIEDIARRLATDGFLAFAPDALFPLGGYPGDEDKAREVFPKLDQSKTRQDFIAGAKFLKAHAECTGHIGAVGFCYGGGMVNYLATQLGADLSAGVAFYGSAPDLPDVPKIKAPLMIQSAENDQRINDSWPGYEAALKAAGVKYERYLYAGTQHGFNNNTTPRYDATAAKLAWERTVAFFRANVK; encoded by the coding sequence ATGACCCAGAAGACCGCGCACGATTTCGATCAGGAACTGCTCATTCTGTTCGACGCCTACGTGCACGGCGGTATCGACCGTCGCACCTTCCTCGACAAGGCCTCCAAGTGGGCGGTCGGCGGGGTCACCGCCGCCATGCTGCTCGATCAGCTGAGCCCCAAGTTCCTCGAGGCGCAGACGGTCGCCCACGACGACGCGCGCATCGAGCAGCAGTACGTGGAGTATCCGTCACCGCAGGGGTACGGCACGATGCGCGGCTATCTCGCCAAGCCGGCGGGGAGCAAGAAGGCGCCGGGCATTCTCGTCATCCACGAGAATCGCGGGCTCAACCCGCATATCGAAGACATCGCCCGTCGCCTGGCCACCGATGGCTTTCTCGCCTTCGCCCCCGATGCGCTCTTCCCGCTGGGTGGCTATCCCGGCGATGAAGACAAGGCGCGCGAGGTGTTCCCCAAGCTCGATCAGAGCAAGACGCGGCAGGACTTCATCGCCGGCGCCAAGTTCCTCAAGGCCCACGCCGAGTGCACCGGCCACATCGGCGCCGTGGGCTTCTGCTACGGCGGCGGCATGGTGAACTACCTCGCCACGCAGCTCGGCGCCGATCTCTCCGCGGGCGTGGCGTTCTACGGCTCCGCGCCCGATCTGCCGGATGTGCCCAAGATCAAGGCGCCGCTGATGATTCAGAGCGCCGAGAACGATCAGCGCATCAACGACAGTTGGCCGGGGTACGAAGCCGCGCTCAAGGCCGCCGGCGTGAAGTACGAACGGTATCTGTATGCGGGCACGCAGCACGGCTTCAACAACAACACCACGCCGCGCTACGATGCCACGGCGGCCAAGCTCGCGTGGGAGCGCACGGTGGCGTTCTTCCGGGCGAACGTGAAGTAG